The genome window AAGATTATATATGATGCAAGAGTAAAATCAGCAATTCTAATTTTGGAAGGTTGTGGCACATCATATTGTAGCAACGCCATGCTTCATAATCTATATATAGATAAAAATATGCCATAATTAGAATTGCTGGAGTAAAATATCTTCATATCCGCGGATTCCGCCATTCCCTGTCAAGCAAAAAAAAACCACGAAGAAATTGTATCTTTATGATACATAAACCTTCGTGGTTTGAATTAATTATTGAAAATATTTATATCTTGCAGCAAGCTTCTGCCCACTAGTTAATTATTATATATTTAATTATGTCGAGGATGTCAATTCATTATTGTTTCTCGTGTCTGTATTAATTTTATACTTTTTTAATTCAGAATTTCATAATCTCCAATACTTGATATTCTGTTTTTCCGCTTCATCACGGCTGAAGGCGCCTTTAATATCAAGCAGAATCGGTTTTGAATTTGTACATAACTCCGCAATCCCGGAAATGCCAAGTTCTATGTATTTTTTATGAATAACTGCGACTATTACTGCATCTACACCTGAAAGCGCCTCCATCGGTTGCAGATCGATCCCATAAAATGAAGCCGCCTCATCCGGGTCTGCCAAGGGATCATGAACAAGCACCTCTATGCCGTAATCAACAAGTTCATTTATTATATCGACTATTTTTGTATTTCTTAAATCAGGCACATCCTCCTTAAATGTTATACCAAGAACCGCTATCTTTGCACTGTTGACCTGTTTCCCGGCTTTTATAAGCATTTTGACTGCGCGTTCGGCAATATATTTCCCCATGCCGTCATTTATTCTGCGGCCTGCCAGTATTATCTCTGGGTGATAGCCGATGGCTTCGGCCTTAAAGGTTAGATAATATGGATCCACTCCAATGCAATGACCGCCAACAAGGCCGGGTTTAAAGGGTAAAAAGTTCCATTTTGTCCCGGCCGCCTTCAAAACTTCCGAAGTATCTATTTTGAGTTTATCAAAAATCAGGGCGAGTTCGTTCATAAGCGCTATATTCAGATCTCTCTGGGTATTCTCTATAACCTTTGCCGCTTCAGCTACTTTTATCGAAGAAGCCAAATGGATTCCAGCCGTTACAATAGCTCCGTAAACCCGGGAAAGTAACATGGCAGTATCTTTATCAGAGCCTGATACAATTTTCAGAATCTTGTCGATTGTATGTATTTTATCACCGGGGTTAATCCGTTCCGGGGAATAACCGGCCGTGAAATCAGTACCGAACCTTAAGCCTGATTCCTGCTCAAGAATAGGAACGCAGACATCTTCTGTCGCCCCGGGATAGACTGTCGATTCAAAGACTACCGATGATCCTTTTTGCATATACTTCCCCGCTGTTGCAGAGGCCCCGCGCAAAGGTTTTAAATCAGGTATCCGGTATTCATCTATTGGCGTCGGCACAGCAACAATAATCAAACGGCATTCCGATATTTTTTGAGGATCATCTGTAAAATTTATGACGGCATTCTGCAGGTCCTTTTTGGAGATCTCCATTGTTCGATCAAAACCAGTTCTAAGTTCCTCTATCCTTTCAAGCTTAAAATCATAGCCTAAAACATCAAAATGCTTCGACAGGTGTACTGCCAGCGGAAGTCCCACATAACCGAGGCCCATAACAACAATTTTATCCTTGCGCGCCTTTAGTGATTCAAATGTTAGCATACTTTTTCCTCGTCGGATTTTAACTTAATATAGACCGTCACATAAATAATTTCACTGCGTTATCGGTCGTCGGAGTAGGGGTTCAAGATTTTGAACCCCTACCCCTCTGGCCTTGTGCCAAATTTTAAGATCGGGTAATTATCTGACGGTCTATAGATTACTGATTGCCTACAAAAAAAGATCTGAATGCAGACGCATCCATTTTCATTGCTTTTTCAATCTCTTCAAGCAGTTTATATTTTTCGTCGGGCAATTTTCCTTTTATGTTGATATAATTTGTGTAATGATCACTGAGCAGGCAGGATGATGCTGATAAATTTTTGACCAGCATTGCAGTCTCTTCCAGCACCTCATGGGGACCAAGCATTTGAAATACGCCCATATTTACATCTTCCAGCAATGGCGTGTTAATTTTAGGCACAAAAGTGCGCAGTCTTATGAAATCCGGGGATATTTCATTTAAGACTTTGGCAGTCTCTTCTGCATGCGGTACTGTCCGCTCCCTGCCTCCTATACCAAGAATAACGTAGAGACTGAGATCTATGCCGGCAGACATAACCGATTGCCCGGCCTCAATTTGCTCTTTACTGTTGGTGCCCTTTTTTATTTTTTTAAGAATTACATCGTCGCCGGATTCGAGTCCCACATGGATTCTGGAAAGACCTGCTTCAGCAAGAAGTTTGAGTCCTTCGGGACCTTTTTTATGTATGAATTGAGATGAGCCGTATACTGTAATTCTATGCAAATGTGGGAAAGTCTCCCTTGCAAATCGGCAAATTTCACAAAGATCATCTGTTTTCATGGCTATGGTGTTTCCTGCCGGGAAAAACAGGGTTTTTACATATTCGCCATAAATATCACGTGCCTGTAGCAGATCTTCTTTTATTTCCGATACTTCGCGTATCTTGAATCTGATCCCGTTTTTATATACCATGCAGAAGGTACATTTGTTATGCGGGCATCCTACCGTAGCCTGTATTAAAAGCGAATCCGCCTCACTGGGAGGTCGATATATGGGGCCTTCGTAACGCATATGTTCACGCATTTTTCACTGAATCTATATATAAGGTGTCAGGGCAGATATCTTGTTCATGAGGCCATGCAATGGTACCATCCCATGCTTTTACCTTCATGAAACATCGCCATCAGGGATAGAAACAACTGCTTCATGCTCTTGGTATTTGGCGTGAATATGTGGAACGTTATGTCGCTTGTTATCCATAAAATACATGTAAATGATAATTCCATAAAACATGGAAATTGATGGCATTATACTTCCCAAATATGATTTACAATTGGCCTTTCTTTAAAATATATTTTTTTCAGCATCTGTCAAATAACGCCATTTGCCCAGTGGGAGATTTCCGAGCTTAATATTTGAAATCCTGATTCTTTTTAAGCTTGTTAAATTACCTCCGACCTTGCGTACCATGCGGCGTATCTGTCTGTTCTTCCCTTCTTTTATAATAATCCTGAAGCGCTTGGGAGAAAGCCTTTTTATTTTTGCAGGTCTTGTTCTGCTTCCCATCATTGGCAGCCCTTTTTCCATACTCCTGAAACATTTATCCGGAAGGGGCTTTGATAGGGTAACTTCGTATTCCTTTTCATGATCAAATGAAGGATGCAGCAGCCTGTGGTGAAAGGTTCCATCATTAGTCAGGACCAACAGACCGGTGGAATCTTTATCCAGCCTGCCCACAGGAACGATTCTTTCTGCAATATCCACAAGATCAAGGACTATATTGTCGCCATCCTGATTGCAGCTCGTAACGTAGCCTTTCGGTTTATTAAGCGCAACATAAACCGTTTTATTAATTATTTTCAACAGGTTGCCGTTAACTTCCACCCTGTCGATCCCGGTATCCACTTTTGTGCCCAGCACTTCCGCAACAGAGCCGTTTATCTTGACCAGCCCTTCCGTGATATATTTTTCAGCTTCCCTTCTTGAGCAGAATCCTGCTTGGGACATATATTTTTGCAGCCGCATGATTGACTCAGCTTCTGTAATCTGCGTTGATTTTGACATAGTCAATAGAAAAATCGCATGTAAATACAGAGGTATACCCTGTCCCTATGTTAAGGTCGAGGGTGATGCTGAATTCGGGTTTTTTTAAAACAGCAGTTGCAGCGGATTCGGCCGCGCCTCCGCATCCTGTGCTGTTTTTAACCATCAGAACATCATCAAAAAATATATCAATCTGATCCGGTTCCACAGGCACTTTTGATCTTCCTGCCGCGGCGATTATCCGTCCCCAGTTGGCATCCTCTCCGAACAGCGCCGTCTTTACAAGGCTGGAATCGGCAACAGTATCTGCTACAATACGGGCATCCTCATGCGAGCCGGCGCCTTTTACAATTATTTCAACCAGCTTGGTGGCTCCTTCACCGTCCTTTACAATCATTTTTGCAAGACTGATCATCGTATCGTCAAGGATATTCTGAAAGGTCCTTTTTTGAGCATCATTTTTAACAACCGCTCCGGAACATCCGTTTGCCATAATGATTACAGTATCATTTGTGCTGGTATCGCCGTCTATTGTGATCCGGTTAAATGAGCGTTCTGTTGCGGTAACAAGGATCTCTTTAAGGATGTCAGGTGCAATTTCAGCATCCGTACAGATAAAAGCGAGCATGGTCGCCATGTCAGGGCATATCATACCGGAGCCTTTTGCTATTCCTGTAACAGTATAAATTTTGCCGTCAAGATTCCCTTTTTGTGAAACGATCTTGGGGTATGTATCGGTGGTCATAATAGACTGGGCAAAATTTGTAAAACCGTCAGAAGAGAGCGTGGCTATCATTCCCGGAACAGCGGCTGTAATCTTTTCAATGGGAAACTGTTCACCTATAACACCTGTTGATGCCGCCAGTACAAATTCCTCGGATATTCCCAGCTCCGAGGCGGTTACCCTTGTCATTACTAAAGCATCGTCCATCCCTTTTATACCTGTGCAGCAATTGGCATTACCGCTGTTGACGATTATAGCGCGGCATCTCCCTTTCCTGATCCGTTCCTCATCGATAATAACAGGCGCGGCCTTAATAATGTTACGGGTGAAGACTGCCGCAGCGCTTGCGTCGGTTTCGGAAACAATCAGGCCAAGATCCTTTTCCCCGTTTTTTTTAATACTCGCTGTCACACCGGCTGCCTTGAATCCGGGGCAAATAATTGCTTCAGTCATTTTTCCCCTGCTTTTGTCTCCGATTCTTTAATCAGCTTCTCGAGCCTCGATATATCAGCCTTGGTGGCAAGATTCATTTTCTCCATAATGCTGCTTACGATACCTTTGACACGTTTATCAAGGCCCTCTTTTGCCTCATCGTGTTTTTGCAGCAGTTCATCAACCATTTTTTCCCCTTCTTTCTCGGAAACGTCACTCTGTTCAGCCAGTGTTTTTGCAAACTGTTCTATCTTTTCCCTGGTCATGCACGCAAAACCTATACCCGTCAGCAAAGTTTTTTTCATTAAATCTATCACGGCGTTCCTCCTGATTCATATGTTATAAACATTATTCCTTAACTCGTTCCACATAGTGAGAGGTTCTTGTGTCAATACGGACTAACTCACCTTCCTCTACAAAGGGCGGAACCTGGATAACAAAACCTGTTTCAAGAGTCGCAGGTTTTGTGCTTCCGGAGGCAGTATCACCCTTGGCCCAGGGGTCGGATTTAATTATTTTCAGCGTGATAAAATTCGGTAGCGTCAGTCCGATCGCCTGCCCTTCAAACATGAGTACAGTGCATGCCGTGTTTTCTTTTAAAAGATTCACAGCATCACCGACTTGCTCCTTGTTAAGAAAATGTTGTTCATAAGTGGAGCTGTTCATAAAGCAGTAACTATCTCTATCTGCATAAAGATATTCCATATCGTACTCTTCAAGGTCGGCTTCATTGAACTTATCGCCGGATCTGAAAGTTCTGTCAAACTGAGCACCTGTAACCATGTTTTTAAGCTTGCATTTATACAGCGCTCTCCCTTTGCCCGGCTTTACGAATGCGAATTGAATAACTGCATACGGCTGTCCGTCTATCTCAAATTTAAGTCCCTTTCTCAGATCACTGCTTTCATACATAAAATAACCTTTCCTCTCCTTTTTTTATAGCTTTTTCTGCTCTTTTTACATTTTCCACAAGACTGCTTACACGCTTGATCTCCTTTTTAAACCGTATGGCACAGCCGTTTTCATCAACTGCATTGGTATTTGTA of Desulfosarcina sp. BuS5 contains these proteins:
- the argJ gene encoding bifunctional glutamate N-acetyltransferase/amino-acid acetyltransferase ArgJ; this encodes MTEAIICPGFKAAGVTASIKKNGEKDLGLIVSETDASAAAVFTRNIIKAAPVIIDEERIRKGRCRAIIVNSGNANCCTGIKGMDDALVMTRVTASELGISEEFVLAASTGVIGEQFPIEKITAAVPGMIATLSSDGFTNFAQSIMTTDTYPKIVSQKGNLDGKIYTVTGIAKGSGMICPDMATMLAFICTDAEIAPDILKEILVTATERSFNRITIDGDTSTNDTVIIMANGCSGAVVKNDAQKRTFQNILDDTMISLAKMIVKDGEGATKLVEIIVKGAGSHEDARIVADTVADSSLVKTALFGEDANWGRIIAAAGRSKVPVEPDQIDIFFDDVLMVKNSTGCGGAAESAATAVLKKPEFSITLDLNIGTGYTSVFTCDFSIDYVKINADYRS
- a CDS encoding nucleotide sugar dehydrogenase encodes the protein MLTFESLKARKDKIVVMGLGYVGLPLAVHLSKHFDVLGYDFKLERIEELRTGFDRTMEISKKDLQNAVINFTDDPQKISECRLIIVAVPTPIDEYRIPDLKPLRGASATAGKYMQKGSSVVFESTVYPGATEDVCVPILEQESGLRFGTDFTAGYSPERINPGDKIHTIDKILKIVSGSDKDTAMLLSRVYGAIVTAGIHLASSIKVAEAAKVIENTQRDLNIALMNELALIFDKLKIDTSEVLKAAGTKWNFLPFKPGLVGGHCIGVDPYYLTFKAEAIGYHPEIILAGRRINDGMGKYIAERAVKMLIKAGKQVNSAKIAVLGITFKEDVPDLRNTKIVDIINELVDYGIEVLVHDPLADPDEAASFYGIDLQPMEALSGVDAVIVAVIHKKYIELGISGIAELCTNSKPILLDIKGAFSRDEAEKQNIKYWRL
- a CDS encoding B12-binding domain-containing radical SAM protein; its protein translation is MREHMRYEGPIYRPPSEADSLLIQATVGCPHNKCTFCMVYKNGIRFKIREVSEIKEDLLQARDIYGEYVKTLFFPAGNTIAMKTDDLCEICRFARETFPHLHRITVYGSSQFIHKKGPEGLKLLAEAGLSRIHVGLESGDDVILKKIKKGTNSKEQIEAGQSVMSAGIDLSLYVILGIGGRERTVPHAEETAKVLNEISPDFIRLRTFVPKINTPLLEDVNMGVFQMLGPHEVLEETAMLVKNLSASSCLLSDHYTNYINIKGKLPDEKYKLLEEIEKAMKMDASAFRSFFVGNQ
- a CDS encoding phasin family protein, which codes for MIDLMKKTLLTGIGFACMTREKIEQFAKTLAEQSDVSEKEGEKMVDELLQKHDEAKEGLDKRVKGIVSSIMEKMNLATKADISRLEKLIKESETKAGEK
- a CDS encoding DUF4160 domain-containing protein, yielding MPSISMFYGIIIYMYFMDNKRHNVPHIHAKYQEHEAVVSIPDGDVS
- the efp gene encoding elongation factor P, which translates into the protein MYESSDLRKGLKFEIDGQPYAVIQFAFVKPGKGRALYKCKLKNMVTGAQFDRTFRSGDKFNEADLEEYDMEYLYADRDSYCFMNSSTYEQHFLNKEQVGDAVNLLKENTACTVLMFEGQAIGLTLPNFITLKIIKSDPWAKGDTASGSTKPATLETGFVIQVPPFVEEGELVRIDTRTSHYVERVKE
- a CDS encoding pseudouridine synthase, which codes for MSKSTQITEAESIMRLQKYMSQAGFCSRREAEKYITEGLVKINGSVAEVLGTKVDTGIDRVEVNGNLLKIINKTVYVALNKPKGYVTSCNQDGDNIVLDLVDIAERIVPVGRLDKDSTGLLVLTNDGTFHHRLLHPSFDHEKEYEVTLSKPLPDKCFRSMEKGLPMMGSRTRPAKIKRLSPKRFRIIIKEGKNRQIRRMVRKVGGNLTSLKRIRISNIKLGNLPLGKWRYLTDAEKNIF